The following coding sequences are from one Geothrix sp. window:
- a CDS encoding nitroreductase family protein has product MPDPAFYTAVETRRTVRDFLPETVPQEVLDRAVDAARLAPSSSNLQPWEFVVIRDPKIRQAANAACLDQLPAKTAPVLIALVTHRDTWRRNRDEILRIFEGRGPLRPSQAAYYRKIIPLIYTTGPFGLLGPLKRAFSRVASLFKPTPNLMSRADIRVMAHKSTALAAATFMLALRAEGYDTCPMEGFDPWRAKALLGLPRNAEVNMFLAVGRRSETGVWWDRVLMPRDWVVREI; this is encoded by the coding sequence ATGCCTGATCCCGCCTTCTACACCGCCGTGGAGACCCGGCGCACCGTGCGGGATTTCCTCCCGGAGACCGTCCCACAGGAGGTGCTGGACCGCGCCGTGGATGCCGCGCGGCTCGCGCCCAGCTCCAGCAACCTGCAGCCCTGGGAGTTCGTGGTCATCCGCGATCCCAAGATACGCCAGGCGGCCAATGCCGCCTGCCTGGACCAGCTGCCGGCCAAGACCGCCCCGGTCCTCATCGCCCTGGTGACCCACCGGGACACCTGGCGTCGGAACCGGGACGAGATCCTGCGGATCTTCGAGGGCCGCGGCCCCCTGCGACCCAGCCAGGCCGCCTACTACCGGAAGATCATCCCCCTGATCTACACCACGGGGCCCTTCGGCCTCCTCGGGCCGCTGAAGCGGGCCTTCAGCCGCGTGGCCTCGCTCTTCAAGCCCACGCCGAACCTCATGTCCCGTGCGGACATCCGCGTCATGGCCCACAAGAGCACGGCCCTGGCCGCCGCCACCTTCATGCTCGCCCTGCGGGCCGAGGGTTACGACACCTGCCCCATGGAGGGCTTCGACCCCTGGCGGGCCAAGGCGCTGCTCGGCCTGCCCCGGAACGCCGAGGTCAACATGTTCCTGGCCGTGGGCCGGCGCAGCGAGACGGGCGTCTGGTGGGACCGGGTGCTCATGCCTCGGGACTGGGTGGTCCGGGAGATCTGA